GGGGATTGGTCTcgtttaaaaactataaaaacagtaACAATGACGACGAGGCACGCGACGGATCGCAATCTGTTGCGACGCGGCTTGGTTTCGTCCGTGGCCGCCGCGTCGGTCGGCCGCAACGCGGGAATCGTCGGCGCCGCGCGTCTCTCTCCGCTTATCAATTAGAATTTACACCGATCCTTCTGCCGCCGAGAAAACGCGCGGCCGCCGCGTTAAATGCGCTCGCTGTCCGCTCGCGAAACGGCGCTTCAATGAAATCGTACCTCTGCTATTGGTTCGCTAACGCGTTCGCTACTGCCGATTCACGTCGGTTACGCCTGACGgtattttcacaaaatatccggGGCGCATAACAAACAAGAGCCTAGAGTATAATCTAGTGATTCCGGCTAAACTAGTTTCATTTTCTAAACTCGAAACTGATACGGTTGACAAATGCGCGATAGCGAACGCGCTAATCGCAGCTGATTCGAGCAACAGCACGATTCCGTTTGGCAACGCGTCTCATTGGCTTTGGAAGATTCCAATATTCTCGGTCCCGTCGGACCACTTCCAAACGAAATACGATCGCTGATGATCGAAgtctgcggatctttatgcgacCTCTGAATCGAGCGaaggaattcaatttcttttccgTACGTTCGCATAAACATTCGCAGTCTAACAACAACAAAATTCTCTAAACGATATCTAACTGCCGCGTTGGAGACCGTCTTCCAGCGGTGACCACTTAACAACTAGGGCTCCCTAAAAGAAATGCATTGGCACTTTCTCGCGTGATGACGGACCGTCTTGGTCCACCGTGTTCTCGGATCGAAACGTGTGCGGGATTGATCAGTGGAAAAATATCAACGCCTGCGGACCCGCCCGGATCGTCTAGGCTTTCATTAGGTCCATTCGAGCATCTTAAACTATCGGACAAATTGTCTCGGATTCCGAGTTCTCTGCTTAGCAGCTGTCAGGATCTAAGATCGCTGAGAATCaaccctagaactaccgagcacttgaacTGACCTTTGAATTCCTTCTCTAGACTCTATAACCACATCAATTTAGGTATTCTCgaatttctttaatcgtttctcaaAGAAGCTATCTGTccaataattctaaaagaaaaatCGCCGATTCCCATCCAATAGTTCCAGCGCTGAACGAATCGATCTGTTTAGGTTCTCTTGTCAAAGGTGACTCGTAGTTCCTCAAAGAAAGCTTACCGATCTCATCGACGGTCCGATAGTTTGAATGTCAAACGCAGTCTACTATGTATCATATCACGCGCTCGGTATTGTATCCTTCTTGTTGTTTAAACGAGATCCCGATCCAAGAGGGTCCCGAAGAGGTCCGGCTGCACCTGCAGCAGGCCGCTACTCGTCAAGCTCGGATCGTAATCGTAGTTCTCGAAGTTGATCATCGACGAGGAGGGCGACACGAGTGGTCCTTCGCCGATGAACGAGCCGGACAGCTGCTTGCCCGGGTCCGGACTCAGATCGTCGTACGACCCTGTCGATCCTCCGGACGGAGGGCACTGAGGCACCATTTGGTTCTCCAGGTTGACGGACAACGGCATCGTCAGGCTCTTCGGCAGCGCCGTCGGCACGTTGCGGGACTCCATCAAATTGTCCTGCgcaatttcatcaaaattatgTCACCTTGAAAAAGTATCGTTCGTTATATATCTATGTCTTCGATTAACTCTAGATTTACACTTGTGAACACCTCAATGCAGTTTCTAGAAAAAGTGTTCGCAGAGACCTTGGcagtttaatttcattcgaaacgtTCGGTATAAGAGTTTAAGAGAATTGAGTATAATGCtataagattaataaataagagtttcttaggtaaatctagcgttaattttgaagaattctGTAATCACTGCTACTCGAATGTTCAGTGTTCTTATTTTTGAACGAAACCTCAGCCCTCCGCGTGCTCTGCACTTTCCTAGCTACAATGGTGCTCGTTAAGAGTCTCTGTAACGACTAAATGTTACTCGGTGCTGCGTTTCGTGTGAAGACCAGGAGAAGTGGGAGACGTTTGCAAATGAGAATAATGTTTACGCGTGCCGCTGCCACGGTGCCATCCTCGAGACTGAAAAACCGAAGCCACGCCAATCGATTTTCCGTTACATAATTCCACACGGGACTGCGAGTCGTTCAACCGAAcgatttcgaatgttcaatgacGCTTCGCGCGCGGCAAGACGAAAAAAACGTGGGGATCACAAGTATCTAGACTCTGACGCAACGTAATTGCAGTTCTTAGCACGGGGAACGTAAAAAGTTGACTTGGATCATTGAAAAATACAGGGCAATCGAGCCTGCCTTCCACCGGTGTGTTAATATATCTTTACAAACGTCCGAATATAAAATGCTAAGGGATCACCGCGCTCGATAACGATCGATCGCTTTTATTGCCCTCTTGTGACCGAGAGAACGCGGTTCGCCTGTCGGCGACAACGTTGCTCGGCACCGGCGCGTGCAGCCTCCGAGAAGCTACCGGGAACGCGGGGTTCCCCGTGCGCGTTGCGGTGAGACGGATCGGCAGGGATGAAGGGGGTAGGAAACGAAACGCAGCAGTTCAGATGATTCGATGTTCAAAATGTTCAATGTATTTTTGGCATATTTCTTTCTTGACAATCTTCAAATCAACAATTCCATATACTTTGAAAGTACAGAATACATTAACGTGACTCTAAAGAGCGACGCGCGAGGCCGCGGGGCCCCGCTTCGAGCGGACCACGCCTGTCTCGGCCCGCGGAGCGTGGTTCTCGAGGCTACGAGGCGCGAGCGACCGTCGGTCGCCGCTTCGTCCTGTTCCTCCTCGTCGCCGCATTAAAAATCTCTCCAACGTGCCAGCGCTATATCCAGCTAACCGAGCGACCGTAGCGAACGGACAACGACGTGTCCGGAGTTTCTCTCTCGAGCGTGTAATAAAACAGCGGGAGTGTGTCCGACGCTTTACAATGAATGTGAGCCGCGCGTGTTCGAGAGACCGGTCCAGCCGGACGGACCGGGCGCGTTCGCATACGGTAACCGAGCCGGGCACGCGTTCAGAGCAGAAAACAATTTTCCCAGACAGAGAGTGAGAGATGAGAGACGGAGGGCGGCGGCCGTTCACGTGCTCGCGATGCTCTTCGAGGGCTTCGGTTTCGCGAAGCACACGTATCCCGCACTCACGTCGCAGCCGGACACCAGCAGGTTCATCAGCACGCTGCTGCACCCGGGGCTCGTCCGCTCGGGCGGGAGCCGCGTCCCGCTGCCTCCCCCGTCCTCGTTTCCGCCGCCTCCGCTGTCCCCCTCGGCCTCGTCCATCTCCAAGTCCCTCTGCATCCGGCCCGGGTTCTCGCCCCGCCGGGGACTGTTCGTGTACGACTCGCCGTTGTAGCTGCCGCTGCTCCGCTGGACCGTCTGCTGGGACACCAGCCGACGGAGCAGCTGGCTGCCGTTCATGTTCGCCGGCTTCCTCGGCGACTGCTGGTGCTGCTTGCCCAGCAAGTGGTCCTCCAGGCTCAGGGGACTGCCGCGGCGACTCGACTCGTCGCACTTCAGGCGTTTGTTCTCGGTACCCGTGTCTAGCGAGGCAGTGTGTATGCGTTTGCTGGGTCTGTCCAGCTTCGAGGACCAGTGGCTCGCGTCCAGGCTGGCACCTGGGCAAATGGGACACGTTAGTTTGCTGGCTGAGCTGGAACCTCGATCGCTAACCCTACTCTGGAACGTGTAGGGCTTGATGCGAATAGGTGACGAGTAGAGATACTAGCCTTCGCTACACTCTAATCGTAGTTAGGTCAACTGATACTAGTATGTCGGAATGTAGAGATTAGCAGAGTCTAGTGGTTATGAAGTGTGAAAGAGAAGAGTCATGTGAGCCATTCTTTATGTGATCTAAGCTATCCAGTCTTGTCGCTAACCAGATACTTGGGATACTAGGAGTGCTTTGGAGTATGCCCAAAGTCTGACGAATGTGACTGTTAGTCGTAtcaaatcggataatcgaggttccactGTATCAGGGACTGGAGGACTCTTCGCAACACTTACTTTTCCTCGGTATCTGACCGAGGACTTGAACCGGGTTCACCAGACCGCCACCGTGGTCGTTGTATTTTCTAGAGACTACCTGGTCCGTCTTCAGGAGCTGTGCTAAACTCGAGTCGGTCATTCGTTGCTCCTTTTCGTCTAGCATCCTGAAAGAAACGCGCAGTGTAAGGTCTGAGCATGCTTCGGCGTACAGCGTTACTCCATTTCTGTATCGGAATCGTTGTACCATTTTGGACAGTTCTTCTCCGTGGTCTGCGGTGGACTCCACATCACCATGTCGTCGCTGATCAAGAGGTCCAGAGCTTCGTCTTGGTCCGACATGGGTATGTAAGGAGCCCTCAGCGCCAGCTCGTCGTCCGCTATGCTGTCGCTCAGGCCCAGCATCAGCATCTCGTCTTCGGAGAGGCCTTCCGCGCCGCTGCCGCCCGTCGGGCTGCCCAGGGAATCCATACTTCGTTCTGGGCTCTGCTAGAAGAAAGTGGCACCATGATACTTTCATCAAACTTGACTCGTTATTCGGTAATCGACTCATTCGTTTCAAATGTAGATATCGGAGCTCCAAGTTTCCGTCATGACGACATTCACGACTAAcaagttaacactaggtttacgatgcgatcacactgacatgtacctcaattacctactatcgaatctccagtttccacaatctaaatagcatcttttaggaacaatagaatgaagcgtacaataaatgcccgtaaacctagtgttaagactaCTCTACGCAATACtaagaattgtttttaattccGAGATCGTCGTATTTACTGTCGAGTCAGAGGTAGCCAAGTGTCAGCGCGACACCGGGTTGCAAGGTTCAAGAATCGTCTAACTCTAGCCGTGACTGCAAGCTAATCGAGAAGCTGGAAGCTTCGAACGACACAATGAAACGTTCATCGCGAAACAGGCGCAGCCAGGGACGTACTTGACGGTATTTAACGAGGGACGGCGAGACGGAGTTCGGATCGATGCTGCACGGGCTGCTCGGCGAGTCGCCGTACATGAACGGGTCGCTGTCGGCCAGCGACTCTCCGAGGCCCTTGTTCCTCGAGGTGTCCCCGAGGTCGGTGTCCTTCAGCGGGTCGCCGAAATCCGTCGAGCGTAGTTCCGTGGCAAGGCCGGCGCTGGGGCTCAGGAGAGGGCAATAGTTGTCGTTGCCGAGGATGAACTCGTCGAGCATGTCGGAGAGGAAAGGCGTGTCTTCGAGGGGCACGCACACGTCGCCGGGTGTGGGCGCCAGATGCGTCAAGTCCTCCGGTTCGTCCTTCAACACTGCAACAGGATCGACGACGCGTTACAGGAAATCTCTGGGACCGGTTCACGCGCTTCCGCAGCGATAAATAATGGAGCCCTGATCGGCTGTTCGGATGTAGCAATCTTCGGCGAGCTACGGCAACCTCGTAAATCAACCCTTTACGCGTCAAGAGCTCTTCGATAACAGCTTCGACAGAGAAAGGGTGGATTTCATAGTTCCTCGATAAGATAAAGCGTTCGTAACGCGCAGCgataattattgttttcgatCTCTTCGGCAGCGTTATCGCGATCGAGGCACGTGGAAGAGAATCGAAAATGTGAATTATCCATTCTTCGTACTCATTGCTGATTAGTTGAGGATCAGCCATTAGCGGACTGCGGACTTTAAAGGAAAATCAAAGTTTCTCGATCGGAACGAAGAAACGGTTAATTAATGTTTAGCAGAATGGGAGTAAAGTGACATTGTAAAATTTGTGTATATCGTTGTGCGCATTCTGTGCAGTTGCATCCGTCGCGAATGAGATCCGTAATCAGACTGATAGATTGAAACGGTCGTCGACGAAGAATAGGTAAAATCTCGCTGAACGTTATCTGGGAAGAGAGGAACGGCAGAACGGAAGCGTGAAGGAGAAGAAGCTTGCACGAAGGACACCCACTGGTAAGACCTGGATGATCCTCGCTAAATGTCAAGAAGCCCTTGTTCATGTCCTTGGTACGAGGCGCGAAAATGCTGGCTGTCGCAGTCTGGGGCGGTGGTCTGCAAGTGATCTGTtcctgttgctgctgttgctgttgctgcggcGAGATCGGCACGAACAATTGTCTGGTGACGGCCTGTGGCCGCTCGCGACGGACTGTGCTCTCCGGATCGTATTCCAACGCGGGCTTGCCCTGAAAGAATCATCAATTATCAACTGGACGTCAACGTAGCCCAGTAGGTCGGCGAGTGTAGCGATGATGATAAATAGTAGCTTGAGATAAATAGAATGACAAGTGTTCGATGCTTAGTCTTTAAGGCTgagctttgaagctttgaagattcGAGAGTTATAGGACTCTAAAGCTTGGAAATTCGGAAGATTGACTCTAAAGCTTGAAAATTCGGAAGGTTGACTCTAAAGCTTGAAAACCTCGAAGGCAAGTAGCTTAGCGTACCTGGAAGATGAACGGAGGACGATTGGTCGGTCGCGGATTGATCTTCTTCCGTTTCGGCTGGTCGTTCTCCTTGAGCGACTCCTCGAGCGACTCCTTGAGCGCTTGCACGCCGACGAACGATTTCTCTGCGTCGCGGACCGGTCTCGGGAAGGTGTTATCCTTCCGCGAGCCGTCCCGGAGCCCTGCCGGCTCCTTTTTCACGCCCTGGCCCGCCGCGCGGAACGTCGAGGTCGTGACTGCCAACGGTTTCGCCCTGTCCACCGATTCCCGGTGAtcctgccgctgctgctgctgctgctgcgcgTTCTTCGGCTTCGGCGGGTCGACCGCGGGCTCCTCGAGATTTCCAGTCTCGGTCACCTGCACCTGGAGCCGGAGCTTCGTGACCGGCTGCACGGCTGCTTCGCAGACGCTCGGCAGCAGCTTCTTCTTCTCCGGCTTCACGAGACTCTTCTCGGTGTCACGTGCTGCCAGTTGACGCGCGCTGTACACCTCATCCTCGCGCTCCACGCCGCTGAAACCAGAAAGAATCCTACCTGGTGCAACGGAAACGAGGCGCTACGTCTCCAAGGCTCAGCGATTTCTCTCGTCGAGAGATCTCTCTTCTATCTTGCCGCTTTCTGGGCTTTCACGCGTCGGGGACGAACCGTAGCTGAAGCAACTCGGCAGTTTCTAGGCGTTCGGTGTGTTCAATTCAAGTACaatttcagtatttctcaaaCGTCCTCGAATAAACGATTAACCCTTAAGCAGttctatgtcgagtcagactatTCTATTTTGTTGCAACCTCTAccagttttaacaattttttctgtatttgtaGTATCTCAATTGTACCATTCAAAGGTACAATTCCAATGACtctcaaatattctcgaataaacagagcgacaaagggttaaacgctcaTCGAACACTCGAGGAACATCGATGGAACCTCTAAAGCGAAAAACTGTTTCCACCGCGAGAGAGTTATAAACAACAATTCTGGTGGCAATTGGGCACGATTCGTCCCGGACGCGTCAAAACACACACTCGGGGATTCTAAGCGTTCCGGTCGCGGAGTCTCGCGAGCGTCGCAGTATCACTCGGCGGCCGTAACTGCGACGCTCATCGCGCTCGGTCGACTAGTCAACCTCTTTAACGTTCCTCAACGTCACCGGAATCCGCTAAGCTACCTGCTCCGGGAAAGACTCGCCGAAGAAACTATGCGTTCACGTGTCCGGCCGTCGGAAAAAATCCGCCGCGGAGACAAACAAAAAGATCGGGATTCGGTGTCTTGCACGGCCTAGATAAGTGGAGAACGTTCGCGGTCTCCTCCCCCCATCGGCGTGCACTCTGCCCGCTCGGGTCCTGACCCTCGTACGAGACGCCGAAGCACATGGCCGCGCGGTTGTTTAGCTCGCGAGCTCCCCTTATGTAACGATTACGCTCGCGCATCCGAGTGCCcgactttcatttttcaatggtTTCCCGCTCGTCACCGGCGTCATCGTTCGTTCATTCGGTTCGAAGAGTCGGTTTCGacttgaaaattgaagaaaacgTTCAGCAAACGTCGTCGCTCGACAGTTTCTCCTCCGGGATCTCGGACTTGATTCAGTTTCTACTACGGCTCGTTAAAATGGAACGCCGGCGATGCACCGGCGCAGCGGAAACTTCGAACGAGTTGTTCCACGATAGTTCCCATTCGAATTCGAGGATAAGAGCGAATGGGATTTCACAGAATTCGTTTCGATCGGGAGGTTCGCTCGGTGTACGGCCTAATTGCTCGCGAGGCAGAACGGGTTCGGCGGATCGCTTGCAGGCCAGGGGAAGGAACGCGAAATGGATGGGCATTATCGCGGGAGATATCGACTATCGCCTCGCGTGTCGTTGACGCCTGAAGGCGTTCGGCGAGATTCTCGTCTCGGACGACGCGACCAGGAAAATTCTCTGCTCGCCGAAGGTCCTCGCGACTCGCGCGCCAAGTTCACGGCGCCTCGGCCGTACCTGGCGAGCCGGGAAGCGAGAGAAAGAACCGATCACGATCACCAGAATTAGATCGCGCGGCAGAGGCTTTCTCGTTTGATTCCCGATGGGTTATCGGGAAGGTTAAGGCTGTCGAGTTCACGTAGCAGCGAGCAGCGATCGAGCGGGAAGGCGGCGCGTAATCGGGCGCGCGCATACATGCCACCGGGCCAAGGATTTCCACGGGCCGTGGAAAACAGTCGATGATACGGATGGCCTCCCTCGGAGCGGCCGATCTCGCTAATGGATTCTTACGACTCGTTTCGTGGAAGCATCGAGCTGGGAGAGAGTGGATCTTATCGTAAACGAATCGGTCGGTCCCGAGAGGACGACGCAGGAGTTCACTCTGATAGAATCGGAGCCGGTTCCACTTTTCTATTTAACGTATAATCTAATCTCAGCCTAGTGGCTTTTCATTAGCAATTCAATCGAAAGAGGTAATTGTTCCTCAGGAAAATCCAGAAAGCAATTCTCTGGTCACTGATTCGTAGGGCTTTCGCCGAACTCTACTTATTTTCCGTCGAATCTGATCACGTCTTTCGTTCCTCACGAAAATTAATGAAGATCTAACCAATCCTAAGGGGATGCAATCCTGGTAACCCGCGTTCAGCTTAAGCGACAGCTAGACGGAACCTCCGTCGGAGTCGTGGGAACCGTTTCCCGGTGGAAATAATCGAAGAAAGAACACGGATCGGCCGCGAGATGAACGCACTCGGTGTACGCGTCCCTGCTCGTTCGCCGAGCGCTAACTGCCTTTAACCAGTCGCAACGGCTCGGTAATTGTCGCAAATTGACCAGCGGGACCCCAAATGTTCGGCTCGCCGGCGGAGCTCGCGTGGTAATCTCGACGGGGCTCGCGCGAGTGCACGCGTCTATCGCACGCAAATAAGTATTATTTCACCGATAACGGAAGAGATAACGGCGTTCCCGGTCTTCCGCCCCCCTCCCCGCGCCCCCGAACCTTCCCGAGTGGCTCGAGGAAATTTTTCACCGCTTTCCGATCCCTCCGACGAAACTTGTTTGTCGACTGGGAAGATAGTTCACGGATCGTATCGTCGTTCGCGTATCTTGGAACCGTTTCGTATCCGACGCGACGCTGCTACGCTCGTTTTTCTGTACGTCTCTCGCGGGAGACAATTGtattcaccctttgcggacgagtcgaaacaagagattagcatgtttCTGTTTCTGctgttatttaagcaatcgatatataatttagtttcgtctgtcgaaggttttcaatgtttcaaagaatcgtcgtccgcaaagggttaattgtaagaattatagaattacaCGCATAAAAATAGGGTGTGTACCAGTGTGTCTCAAATTTCTCTGTGACCGAGTTACGAGCGTCATCCAGATCGTCCCGAAAATCATCGAACTGTCTCGGAAGCAACAAGTCCCGTCACCGACGAGTGTCGCGAGACCGTTTTCCCGTCGCGCGATGAAAAAACTTCGCGAGCGGGCTTGCATAACGAGGGACAACCGCGATAAAGAAACGCGGCGTTCCCGAGAGTGCAGCCTCGTATTTTTAGTTCGGCCAACCAAAGGCCGTCCTCGTCCCTCCCGAGTGTTTCGGGCTTGGCCGCGGAGATGAGATGAATCGTGCCGGTGAAATGAGTAAATAAATTCGGCCGAGTGGCTGTTGTTCCGCCGTGATAGGTGTGCGACGGTTGCATAAGAATCGTCGTCATCGCGCTGGGAAACGACGAAAGACGGCCGACCGTGTACAACGTTTAACCTTTGAACGACGATCGGCTGTTCGCTTCGAGGACCGCGGGCTCCGATTATTCGGTTCAGGATCGGCTCAATTTTCGCCGATTCGCTTCGCTTTCAGAGATTTCATCCGATCGTTCGGTT
Above is a genomic segment from Nomia melanderi isolate GNS246 chromosome 8, iyNomMela1, whole genome shotgun sequence containing:
- the sima gene encoding HIF-1 transcription factor component sima isoform X1; this translates as MEPPKKEKKHKEKRRSNEKRKEKSRDAARYRRSKETDIFTELATALPLSQDQAAHLDKASVMRLAIAYLKVRSVVQSMPAPLAKSETSTQMDKLFSEALNGFMLVLSSDGNMVYLSENVSDYLGISQMDMMGQSVYEYSHPCDHDELRECLSSKPLESNEKRCCSFFLRLKCTLTSKGRKVNLKSASYKVIHCTGRLTYIREPVQHTPDTDEKDRKSEEDEGEHDTGASLVLVGCPIPHPSNIEIPLGRHTFLSKHTLSMKFTYADEKLAEYLGWKSEELMGQSVFEFYHALDNLALDKSFKSLFSKGQCETVAYRFLGKRGGYAWVVTQATLIHCTKQQKPLSVVCVNYILSGVEREDEVYSARQLAARDTEKSLVKPEKKKLLPSVCEAAVQPVTKLRLQVQVTETGNLEEPAVDPPKPKNAQQQQQQRQDHRESVDRAKPLAVTTSTFRAAGQGVKKEPAGLRDGSRKDNTFPRPVRDAEKSFVGVQALKESLEESLKENDQPKRKKINPRPTNRPPFIFQGKPALEYDPESTVRRERPQAVTRQLFVPISPQQQQQQQQEQITCRPPPQTATASIFAPRTKDMNKGFLTFSEDHPGLTMLKDEPEDLTHLAPTPGDVCVPLEDTPFLSDMLDEFILGNDNYCPLLSPSAGLATELRSTDFGDPLKDTDLGDTSRNKGLGESLADSDPFMYGDSPSSPCSIDPNSVSPSLVKYRQQSPERSMDSLGSPTGGSGAEGLSEDEMLMLGLSDSIADDELALRAPYIPMSDQDEALDLLISDDMVMWSPPQTTEKNCPKWMLDEKEQRMTDSSLAQLLKTDQVVSRKYNDHGGGLVNPVQVLGQIPRKSASLDASHWSSKLDRPSKRIHTASLDTGTENKRLKCDESSRRGSPLSLEDHLLGKQHQQSPRKPANMNGSQLLRRLVSQQTVQRSSGSYNGESYTNSPRRGENPGRMQRDLEMDEAEGDSGGGGNEDGGGSGTRLPPERTSPGCSSVLMNLLVSGCDDNLMESRNVPTALPKSLTMPLSVNLENQMVPQCPPSGGSTGSYDDLSPDPGKQLSGSFIGEGPLVSPSSSMINFENYDYDPSLTSSGLLQVQPDLFGTLLDRDLV
- the sima gene encoding HIF-1 transcription factor component sima isoform X2; protein product: MEPPKKEKKHKEKRRSNEKRKEKSRDAARYRRSKETDIFTELATALPLSQDQAAHLDKASVMRLAIAYLKVRSVVQSMPAPLAKSETSTQMDKLFSEALNGFMLVLSSDGNMVYLSENVSDYLGISQMDMMGQSVYEYSHPCDHDELRECLSSKPLESNEKRCCSFFLRLKCTLTSKGRKVNLKSASYKVIHCTGRLTYIREPVQHTPDTDEKDRKSEEDEGEHDTGASLVLVGCPIPHPSNIEIPLGRHTFLSKHTLSMKFTYADEKLAEYLGWKSEELMGQSVFEFYHALDNLALDKSFKSLFSKGQCETVAYRFLGKRGGYAWVVTQATLIHCTKQQKPLSVVCVNYILSGVEREDEVYSARQLAARDTEKSLVKPEKKKLLPSVCEAAVQPVTKLRLQVQVTETGNLEEPAVDPPKPKNAQQQQQQRQDHRESVDRAKPLAVTTSTFRAAGQGVKKEPAGLRDGSRKDNTFPRPVRDAEKSFVGVQALKESLEESLKENDQPKRKKINPRPTNRPPFIFQGKPALEYDPESTVRRERPQAVTRQLFVPISPQQQQQQQQEQITCRPPPQTATASIFAPRTKDMNKGFLTFSEDHPGLTMLKDEPEDLTHLAPTPGDVCVPLEDTPFLSDMLDEFILGNDNYCPLLSPSAGLATELRSTDFGDPLKDTDLGDTSRNKGLGESLADSDPFMYGDSPSSPCSIDPNSVSPSLVKYRQSPERSMDSLGSPTGGSGAEGLSEDEMLMLGLSDSIADDELALRAPYIPMSDQDEALDLLISDDMVMWSPPQTTEKNCPKWMLDEKEQRMTDSSLAQLLKTDQVVSRKYNDHGGGLVNPVQVLGQIPRKSASLDASHWSSKLDRPSKRIHTASLDTGTENKRLKCDESSRRGSPLSLEDHLLGKQHQQSPRKPANMNGSQLLRRLVSQQTVQRSSGSYNGESYTNSPRRGENPGRMQRDLEMDEAEGDSGGGGNEDGGGSGTRLPPERTSPGCSSVLMNLLVSGCDDNLMESRNVPTALPKSLTMPLSVNLENQMVPQCPPSGGSTGSYDDLSPDPGKQLSGSFIGEGPLVSPSSSMINFENYDYDPSLTSSGLLQVQPDLFGTLLDRDLV